Proteins encoded in a region of the Sugiyamaella lignohabitans strain CBS 10342 chromosome B, complete sequence genome:
- the COQ8 gene encoding protein kinase COQ8, whose translation MSLGLQIYDLICISSAVKVICGRNIELQKTALWKLYNSSSLTKNCPYNVKISGARTRPVASQSSPARAHSRSFGTLSYKRLSAHQCRFYSTASPEDPHLEASPKKIGVSEKKEFVMDSSPVPSSRLGRLFHYGSLATGLGIGALTESIRRIGDDKSSGSTSSVLLNPANLERMVKKLSQMRGAALKIGQLLSFQDQSLFPPEIQKVMSRVQNSANYMPRGQLERVVSKDLGKNWRTNLFAKFEDYPIAAASIGQVHKAVLLDSYEQVAVKVQYPGVANSIDSDLNNLMLLLTASRFLPEGLFLDKTIDNARTELKWETDYLREAQNIETFREYLKDDPVFVVPKVYHQASSDHVLTMEFMAGKEITQYEWSQPTKDWIATHIMRLCLLEIARFKFMQTDPNWANFLYNDKTKKIELLDFGAARGYNSDFIKNYLGVLRAAVRKDRKACEKYSIKLGYLTGLESKAMLDTHIDSILVLGEPFAQEGEFDFVNQSITTRVRANIGVMLRERLTPPPEETYGLHRKLSGAFLLCAKLNAKVPCSDLFREIVGVEDE comes from the coding sequence ATGAGTCTCGGCTTGCAAATATACGATCTGATATGTATCTCTTCAGCGGTAAAGGTTATTTGTGGTCGGAATATTGAATTGCAAAAGACTGCTTTATGGAAATTATACAATTCGTCATCTCTAACCAAAAACTGCCCTTATAATGTGAAGATCAGTGGGGCTCGAACCAGACCCGTCGCTTCCCAATCTTCTCCAGCGCGAGCTCATTCGAGAAGTTTTGGAACCCTTTCATATAAAAGATTATCTGCACATCAATGCAGGTTCTACTCTACCGCCAGTCCAGAGGATCCACATCTTGAGGCCTCTCCAAAGAAGATTGGGGTTAGCGAGAAAAAGGAGTTTGTTATGGATAGTTCTCCTGTGCCTTCGTCCCGATTAGGCCGTCTTTTTCATTATGGATCCCTTGCTACCGGACTTGGGATTGGTGCACTGACGGAATCTATTAGACGTATTGGAGATGATAAATCGTCCGGCTCTACATCATCAGTTCTCCTCAATCCAGCTAACTTGGAAAGAATGGTAAAAAAGCTGTCCCAGATGCGGGGTGCCGCCTTGAAAATTGGTCAATTACTTTCTTTCCAAGACCAGAGTCTTTTTCCCCCAGAAATCCAGAAGGTCATGAGCCGTGTCCAGAATTCTGCAAATTATATGCCTAGGGGCCAGCTTGAACGAGTGGTATCTAAAGACCTGGGAAAAAATTGGCGTACAAACCTATTTGCTAAATTTGAAGACTACCCCATTGCCGCGGCCTCTATCGGTCAAGTGCACAAGGctgttcttcttgattcATATGAACAAGTTGCTGTCAAAGTTCAATACCCTGGTGTAGCAAATAGCATCGATTCTGATCTCAATAACTTAATGCTACTTCTTACAGCTTCGCGATTTCTTCCTGAGGGTCTGTTTTTGGATAAAACTATTGATAATGCCCGTACTGAACTTAAATGGGAGACTGATTATCTACGAGAGGCGCAGAATATTGAAACATTTCGGGAGTATTTGAAAGATGACCCAGTCTTTGTAGTCCCCAAGGTCTATCATCAGGCATCATCCGATCATGTACTAACAATGGAGTTCATGGCTGGGAAAGAAATCACACAGTATGAATGGAGTCAGCCAACTAAAGATTGGATAGCTACACATATTATGAGATTGTGCCTCCTAGAGATTGCTAGATTCAAGTTCATGCAGACAGACCCCAACTGGGCCAATTTCCTGTATAATGATAAAACTAAAAAAATTGAGCTGCTTGACTTTGGGGCTGCTCGTGGGTATAACTCTGACTTCATAAAAAATTACTTGGGAGTTTTACGGGCTGCAGTGAGGAAAGATCGCAAAGCCTGCGAAAAATATTCAATCAAACTGGGTTATCTCACTGGACTTGAGTCGAAGGCGATGTTGGACACTCATATAGACTCTATTTTGGTTCTTGGTGAACCTTTCGCTCAAGAAGGagaatttgattttgtgAACCAATCAATTACGACAAGAGTACGGGCGAATATCGGCGTGATGCTCCGCGAAAGGCTGACGCCTCCCCCCGAGGAAACGTATGGATTGCATAGAAAACTCAGTGGTGCGTTTCTCTTGTGTGCTAAACTAAATGCTAAGGTTCCTTGCAGTGATCTATTCAGAGAAATTGTGGGAGTAGAAGATGAATAA
- the RGD2 gene encoding Rgd2p (GTPase-activating protein (RhoGAP) for Cdc42p and Rho5p; relocalizes from bud neck to cytoplasm upon DNA replication stress; GO_component: GO:0005935 - cellular bud neck [Evidence IDA] [PMID 14562095]; GO_component: GO:0005935 - cellular bud neck [Evidence IDA] [PMID 22842922]; GO_component: GO:0005934 - cellular bud tip [Evidence IDA] [PMID 22842922]; GO_component: GO:0005737 - cytoplasm [Evidence IDA] [PMID 14562095]; GO_component: GO:0005737 - cytoplasm [Evidence IDA] [PMID 22842922]; GO_component: GO:0005622 - intracellular [Evidence IEA]; GO_function: GO:0005096 - GTPase activator activity [Evidence IEA]; GO_function: GO:0005100 - Rho GTPase activator activity [Evidence IDA] [PMID 11591390]; GO_process: GO:0035556 - intracellular signal transduction [Evidence IEA]; GO_process: GO:0043547 - positive regulation of GTPase activity [Evidence IEA]; GO_process: GO:0007165 - signal transduction [Evidence IEA]; GO_process: GO:0007264 - small GTPase mediated signal transduction [Evidence IC,IPI] [PMID 11591390]), translating to MDRGETQGSNSSADSTGNNNSVPGVENGTPAANENTVFSYDDKSNSTLSGQPSGNNSVFSSSTKSRSSSHNHTASSSSSVSNVDALSIVPNPDFANNFWSPDYTAGVNVIFEKLRQGCSESSEVLDMIQDRVNLENSYAIGLQAFQEKHKPTKRGFDKDEGASLRLAYMSYVNDIATQGMSHAHIASDIDKSVRGPLQIFNQIHKTRVDDNHALLTAKISRYHKMASQVQKLQTVYYTKCRQREDLDGVAEMSNMETGSLSTTVSSLGSELSRGLTILKRSVASPPEPVARVPSIPTITVDSPDETVSHSSKLELMPGIHWNPQQLFNFVHSLLEEVPLRSHKIAMLGVYNNVTPGDEIVKYARRRLNLTVGKAEKFGQSLVRFNLIKPVGQVMGRFVNSPDYFYQWQPKALDPPKSSPPMANTALTASINDTSVPVPPTQHKSSSAKLQREIEDADEQYKKQVIELDLVRCDLEKSLVDVLFYMQQCEKERLVKIKHALKEMARRISRPQDIDFISKRLFLHQESINPDSDLRYLVENYKTSIFRPNVVIYRNFSDNSICQTFGIDIVNVPFVIPLFIDYLREACVDSDSADLWALQSPISDIYQLRNQINNGKSFDAGQIFPLFPLKIVISTLKQLLLEMPDSVISFTVYDTIKGVFSNEPKTNHESEVEAIAAALCHMPKLAISQLKLIVNHLTSIFGGRDELTIERLSFHLAPYIFRPRASTAFNMKDKHPGLLIKMLLLHGEEVFASVQGRYKGKSRQRSYSEANRKAIVEARNKELAARSTTSRNRSRPGSPLRTDSKEASGNSPPSGGSRVFNNRLLPLTLSPSRQPDGIGGISSSSSHLSRPSPPSKHRKSQSNPGRSTLQLSTVIPLRTPDKDLPATPQNLSDGTAVSTTDPAIAPKGLAIDELFPNSDSQNRPSKEETSETGNEDVHDILASYDDSHSVSPVLRTPELQTLTGEDD from the coding sequence ATGGATCGGGGCGAAACACAAGGTTCGAATTCATCAGCGGATTCTACAGGAAACAACAACTCAGTACCAGGAGTCGAAAATGGGACTCCAGCTGCCAATGAGAATACAGTATTTTCTTATGATGATAAGAGCAACAGCACATTGTCAGGACAGCCTTCCGGGAATAACAGCGTATTCTCAAGTTCGACAAAGTCGAGATCGTCTTCTCATAACCACACCGCCTCATCTTCCAGCTCAGTGTCGAATGTTGATGCACTATCTATTGTGCCCAATCCAGATTTTGCCAATAACTTTTGGTCGCCTGACTATACTGCGGGCGTAAATGtgatatttgaaaaattgagGCAGGGCTGTTCGGAAAGCAGTGAGGTTTTGGATATGATTCAGGATCGGGTGAATCTCGAAAATTCCTATGCTATAGGTCTTCAAGCATTTCAAGAAAAGCACAAGCCTACGAAGAGGGGGTTCGACAAAGATGAAGGTGCATCATTAAGATTGGCATACATGTCATACGTCAATGATATTGCTACACAAGGTATGTCACATGCTCATATTGCAAGCGACATTGACAAATCGGTTCGGGGACCATTGCAAATATTTAACCAAATACACAAGACCAGGGTCGATGATAATCATGCTCTCTTAACTGCCAAGATCTCACGATACCATAAAATGGCTTCTCAAGTGCAAAAGCTTCAAACAGTGTATTACACGAAGTGTAGGCAACGTGAAGATTTGGATGGAGTCGCAGAAATGAGTAATATGGAGACAGGGAGTCTTAGCACTACAGTATCTTCATTGGGCTCTGAGCTCTCTAGAGGATTGACTATTCTAAAGCGTTCTGTAGCGAGTCCTCCTGAACCAGTTGCTCGAGTTCCTTCTATTCCAACTATAACTGTTGATAGCCCTGACGAGACAGTTTCACATTCATCTAAGCTCGAACTAATGCCTGGTATTCATTGGAATCCGCAACAACTCTTCAATTTTGTACACAGTCTGTTGGAAGAAGTCCCCCTTAGGAGTCATAAAATTGCCATGCTCGGGGTCTATAATAATGTGACGCCTGGAGACGAGATAGTAAAGTATGCTCGCAGAAGACTTAATCTCACGGTTGGAAAAGCAGAAAAATTCGGACAGTCTTTGGTCCGCTTCAATTTGATTAAGCCAGTTGGACAGGTTATGGGCAGATTTGTCAATTCACCTGATTACTTCTATCAATGGCAACCCAAAGCACTTGATCCTCCGAAGTCTTCTCCCCCTATGGCCAATACTGCTCTTACTGCATCGATTAATGATACTTCAGTACCTGTACCACCCACACAGCATAAATCGTCCTCAGCGAAATTGCAACGAGAAATTGAAGATGCCGATGAACAATACAAGAAGCAAGTAATCGAGCTAGACCTTGTTCGCTGTGACTTAGAGAAGTCGCTAGTGGAcgttttattttatatgCAACAATGTGAAAAAGAGCGTCTCGTAAAAATCAAACATGCATTAAAAGAAATGGCCCGAAGAATATCACGGCCTCAAGATATTGATTTTATCTCTAAACGGCTGTTTCTCCATCAAGAATCTATAAATCCAGATTCGGACCTTCGTTATCTTGTGGAAAATTACAAAACGAGCATATTTCGACCCAATGTTGTGATTTATAGAAATTTTAGCGACAACTCGATTTGCCAAACATTTGGAATCGATATAGTTAACGTTCCGTTTGTTATTCCTTTATTCATTGACTATCTTCGAGAAGCTTGTGTTGATTCGGATTCGGCAGATCTGTGGGCCCTTCAATCTCCAATTTCCGACATATATCAACTAAGGAACCAGATCAATAATGGCAAATCGTTTGACGCGGGGCAGATATTTCCACTGTTTCCGTTGAAAATTGTTATTTCAACGTTAAAACAGCTTTTATTGGAAATGCCTGATTCTGTGATTTCTTTTACCGTCTATGATACGATTAAGGGTGTGTTCTCGAATGAACCAAAGACAAATCACGAGTCTGAAGTTGAAGCAATAGCTGCAGCACTTTGCCACATGCCAAAACTAGCGATCAGCCAGCTGAAATTAATTGTGAATCATCTCACTTCTATTTTTGGTGGAAGAGACGAGCTGACTATTGAGAGGCTATCATTTCATCTTGCACCCTATATATTCCGCCCAAGGGCTAGCACAGCTTTTAATATGAAGGATAAACATCCTGGTCTATTGATTAAAATGTTGTTGCTACATGGTGAAGAGGTATTCGCATCTGTACAAGGTCGTTATAAGGGCAAGAGTCGTCAGAGATCATATTCAGAGGCAAATCGAAAAGCAATTGTAGAAGCGAGGAATAAGGAATTGGCAGCACGTTCAACGACTTCTCGAAATCGATCTCGACCGGGGTCCCCACTTAGAACTGATAGCAAAGAGGCATCTGGTAACAGTCCACCTAGTGGTGGTAGCAGAGTTTTCAACAATAGGCTTTTGCCGTTGACATTATCGCCCTCAAGACAACCGGATGGTATTGGGGGAATCTCTTCATCCAGTTCGCACTTGTCAAGGCCATCGCCCCCTTCTAAACATCGTAAGTCACAATCGAATCCTGGTCGATCTACCTTACAGCTCTCAACGGTGATACCATTACGAACGCCAGATAAAGATCTTCCAGCAACTCCTCAAAATCTTAGTGATGGTACGGCGGTGTCGACAACAGACCCCGCGATTGCCCCAAAAGGTCTGGCAATTGACGAGTTATTTCCAAACTCAGACAGTCAAAATCGGCCAAGCAAAGAGGAAACAAGTGAAACTGGGAACGAGGACGTTCATGATATACTAGCCTCTTATGATGATAGCCACTCTGTCTCCCCCGTACTTCGGACACCAGAGCTTCAAACTTTGACaggtgaagatgattga